The proteins below are encoded in one region of Desertifilum tharense IPPAS B-1220:
- a CDS encoding catalase, producing MNDDRRVDEHSKDKQLETFRRETGEELTTNQGVSIDDTDNSLKVGERGPTLLEDFHFREKMTHFDHERIPERVVHARGSGAHGYFQVYESMAEYTKAKFLQDPNAKTPVFVRFSTVVGFRGSADTVRDVRGFAAKFYTEEGVYDLVGNNMPVFFIQDAIKFPDLVHSIKPEPHNQIPQASAAHDNFWDFISLMPESMHMIMWVLSDRALPRSYRMMEGFGVHTFRFINEAGKARFVKFHWKPKLGMHSLVWDEVQKLAGKDPDYNRRDLWNAIEMGEYPEFELGVQIIEEEDEHKFDFDILDPTKIIPEEMVPVKIIGKMVLNRNPDNFFAETEQVAFHPGHVVPGIDFSNDPLLQGRLFSYLDTQLIRLGGPNFAEIPINRSACPVHNNQRDGYSRQTIDKGRTNYSPNSLGGGCPMANPENLRAFTHYAEKVEGHKIRKRSDSFKDHFSQATLFWNSMSSAEKDHIVSAAHFELGKVQYKEIRQRMVDLFNQIDNELAKRVAKGIGIPEPQPVAQNHGQSSPALSMENTVKDTVSSRQVAILAADGFDNSQVNAMQQALQNAGAKAMIVSQFSNTITSSTGEEMEVDKTFLTSASVMFDAIYVPGGSQSIETLKQQGDAIHFINEAFRHSKAIAATGEGEELLKASQIQGVHLNGSQGEVSSDSGVISVQNASNMHAVAQTFIEAIAQHRHWMRQQKSKVPA from the coding sequence ATGAACGACGATCGTAGAGTAGATGAGCATAGCAAAGACAAACAACTCGAAACCTTTCGCCGAGAAACAGGAGAAGAACTAACCACAAACCAAGGGGTCAGCATTGACGATACAGATAACTCCCTAAAAGTGGGAGAACGCGGCCCGACTTTGTTGGAAGACTTCCATTTTCGCGAGAAAATGACCCACTTCGACCACGAACGAATTCCCGAACGAGTCGTTCATGCTCGCGGTTCAGGGGCGCATGGTTACTTCCAAGTTTACGAATCAATGGCGGAATATACCAAAGCCAAATTCCTCCAAGATCCCAACGCCAAAACCCCCGTCTTTGTTCGATTCTCTACCGTTGTCGGCTTCCGAGGTTCTGCCGATACCGTGCGCGATGTACGCGGTTTTGCCGCCAAATTTTACACCGAAGAAGGCGTTTACGATTTAGTGGGCAATAATATGCCTGTCTTCTTTATCCAAGACGCGATTAAATTTCCCGACCTGGTTCACTCCATCAAACCAGAACCCCATAATCAAATTCCCCAAGCTTCCGCCGCGCATGATAACTTCTGGGATTTTATCTCCTTAATGCCCGAATCCATGCACATGATTATGTGGGTGCTTTCCGACCGGGCCTTACCGAGAAGCTACCGAATGATGGAAGGCTTCGGCGTTCACACCTTCCGCTTCATCAACGAAGCCGGAAAAGCACGCTTTGTCAAATTTCACTGGAAACCCAAACTCGGAATGCACTCCCTCGTTTGGGATGAAGTCCAAAAACTCGCCGGGAAAGACCCCGACTATAATCGTCGCGACCTGTGGAACGCGATTGAAATGGGAGAGTATCCCGAATTTGAATTAGGGGTGCAAATCATTGAAGAGGAAGACGAGCATAAATTCGACTTTGACATCCTCGACCCTACTAAAATCATTCCAGAGGAAATGGTACCCGTCAAAATCATTGGCAAAATGGTTTTGAACCGCAACCCGGATAACTTCTTTGCCGAAACCGAACAGGTTGCCTTTCACCCCGGTCATGTCGTCCCTGGAATTGACTTCAGCAACGACCCCTTACTGCAAGGTCGTCTCTTTTCCTACCTCGATACGCAATTGATCCGCTTAGGCGGCCCCAACTTTGCCGAAATTCCCATCAACCGTTCCGCCTGTCCGGTTCACAACAACCAGCGCGACGGGTATTCTCGCCAGACCATTGATAAAGGTCGCACCAATTATTCTCCCAACTCCCTAGGCGGTGGCTGTCCGATGGCGAACCCAGAAAACCTGCGCGCCTTTACGCACTACGCCGAAAAGGTGGAAGGTCATAAAATTCGCAAACGCAGCGATAGCTTCAAAGACCACTTCAGCCAAGCAACGCTATTTTGGAATAGCATGTCGTCAGCGGAGAAAGACCACATCGTCTCGGCGGCTCATTTTGAGTTAGGTAAAGTGCAATATAAAGAGATTCGCCAGCGGATGGTGGATTTATTTAACCAAATTGACAACGAACTCGCCAAACGCGTCGCCAAAGGTATTGGCATTCCCGAACCCCAACCCGTCGCGCAGAACCACGGTCAGAGTTCTCCGGCCTTGAGTATGGAAAATACGGTTAAGGATACCGTCTCAAGCCGCCAAGTTGCCATCTTAGCCGCCGATGGGTTTGATAACTCTCAGGTAAACGCGATGCAACAAGCCTTACAAAACGCGGGTGCAAAGGCGATGATTGTTTCGCAATTTAGTAATACCATCACCAGTTCGACGGGTGAGGAGATGGAGGTCGATAAAACATTTTTGACCTCAGCCTCGGTGATGTTTGATGCGATTTATGTCCCTGGCGGATCGCAAAGTATTGAAACGCTCAAACAACAAGGCGATGCGATTCATTTTATTAATGAAGCATTCCGGCATAGTAAGGCGATCGCAGCCACCGGGGAAGGGGAGGAACTGCTGAAAGCTTCCCAAATTCAAGGCGTTCATTTAAACGGTTCCCAAGGGGAAGTCAGCAGCGACTCCGGCGTTATTAGCGTTCAAAACGCCTCCAATATGCACGCGGTTGCTCAAACGTTCATTGAAGCGATCGCGCAACACCGTCATTGGATGCGACAACAGAAGAGTAAGGTTCCCGCCTAA
- a CDS encoding inositol monophosphatase family protein → MQQTPTPRQILNTLLPHLRVAAAYARQIQPQIAARPIKEEQENMFAAALSDADLSIQTLVEVALIGSFPNIRFFGEEYEQSYNTKYFRAIDLGEQGDYLVTLDPIDGTQFYLDGHDNYQIILAILNADEFEAVLAISPAQDIYYYALRGEGAWQGKLEDPLEACRPLQISETQPAILLGWGMEAIAPALKDQYQIFDIATGYSHEVQIPNLNGMFSGELAGAIIRTGKWIDGAALAFLAQSAGCIVTTLEGNPPPPLHSSTDYQRPGFIVAASNSIHQDLVKAVQVTHSTLMQP, encoded by the coding sequence ATGCAGCAAACACCCACCCCTCGCCAGATTCTCAACACTCTCCTTCCCCATCTGAGAGTTGCAGCCGCCTATGCGCGACAAATTCAACCGCAAATTGCTGCACGTCCGATTAAAGAAGAACAGGAAAATATGTTTGCAGCCGCTTTAAGCGATGCAGACTTATCCATTCAAACCCTTGTAGAAGTCGCGCTAATTGGCTCATTTCCCAATATTCGCTTTTTTGGTGAAGAATACGAGCAATCGTACAATACCAAATATTTTCGAGCCATTGACTTAGGCGAACAGGGCGATTATTTAGTCACCCTCGATCCGATTGATGGGACTCAATTTTACCTCGATGGACATGACAACTATCAAATTATTCTCGCTATTCTAAATGCCGATGAATTTGAAGCCGTACTCGCCATTTCTCCCGCCCAAGATATTTACTATTATGCCTTGCGGGGTGAAGGCGCTTGGCAAGGAAAATTAGAAGATCCCCTAGAGGCGTGTCGTCCTTTACAAATTAGCGAAACCCAACCCGCTATTTTATTAGGGTGGGGAATGGAAGCGATCGCACCTGCCTTAAAAGACCAGTATCAGATTTTTGACATTGCCACTGGCTATTCCCATGAAGTCCAAATTCCCAATCTCAACGGCATGTTCAGCGGTGAATTAGCTGGAGCCATTATTCGGACGGGTAAATGGATCGATGGAGCCGCTTTAGCCTTTCTAGCACAATCTGCCGGGTGCATCGTTACCACCTTAGAAGGAAATCCACCCCCACCGCTACACTCAAGCACCGATTATCAGCGTCCGGGATTTATTGTCGCAGCCTCAAACAGCATTCATCAAGACTTAGTAAAAGCCGTTCAAGTCACACATTCAACGTTAATGCAGCCTTAA
- a CDS encoding zinc-dependent peptidase codes for MRQTLIVLLAISLIVLFIFGFPILKKWQRQRIKQRHFPPLWQAIIENNVPIYLALNPQERRRLQGHIQVFLAEKQFIGCQGLQVTLEMKVTIAAVACLLLLNERGTYFPKLQSILIYPNTYFVKEVTSNDGYVVEETQVARLGESWNRDQLVLSWEQVQRDTQNWEDGHNVILHEFAHQLDQEDGRAEGVPILLQKSDYQFWSKVMLREYQNLCLKVEKGMKTTLDYYGATNPAEFFAVATETFFEKPRQLRKKHPELYEQLQRYYQLDPVQWI; via the coding sequence ATGCGTCAAACCCTAATTGTGTTATTGGCAATTAGCCTGATCGTTCTATTTATTTTTGGCTTTCCGATTCTCAAAAAATGGCAGAGGCAGCGCATTAAGCAGCGTCATTTTCCTCCTCTGTGGCAAGCTATTATTGAAAATAATGTTCCGATTTATTTAGCACTAAATCCCCAAGAACGCCGCCGACTTCAGGGACATATTCAAGTCTTTTTAGCAGAAAAACAATTTATCGGTTGCCAAGGACTTCAGGTAACGTTAGAAATGAAGGTAACGATTGCAGCCGTTGCTTGTTTATTGCTGCTGAACGAACGCGGAACCTATTTCCCTAAGCTCCAATCTATTTTAATTTATCCCAATACTTATTTTGTGAAAGAAGTAACCAGCAATGATGGTTATGTTGTGGAAGAAACCCAAGTTGCTCGTTTAGGGGAGTCTTGGAATCGCGATCAATTAGTATTATCTTGGGAACAGGTTCAACGCGATACTCAAAACTGGGAAGATGGACATAATGTGATTTTACATGAGTTTGCTCACCAACTCGATCAAGAAGATGGACGAGCTGAAGGCGTACCGATTTTATTACAAAAATCAGATTATCAATTTTGGTCAAAGGTGATGTTACGGGAGTATCAAAATCTCTGTTTAAAGGTTGAAAAGGGGATGAAGACGACTTTAGATTATTATGGTGCGACTAATCCCGCAGAGTTTTTTGCAGTGGCGACGGAAACTTTTTTTGAAAAGCCGCGCCAACTCCGAAAAAAGCATCCCGAACTCTACGAACAGTTGCAACGGTACTATCAACTCGATCCGGTTCAGTGGATTTAA
- a CDS encoding PAS domain-containing protein produces the protein MQTLEPKDNSRFEASFLRAPIGLFHLSLDGKWLEVNSYFCELLGYQREDFTPLSLMAIAHPEEREEIQAAIHQLQTKQSTNYQKNLRLLTTQNTFIQISLTLSWIEDTPAYLLGIVRELTPQELEQNSENELEKDLLKTLIDTIGDIAFVKDMQGRFLFINQAGLRGINKTLEEIIGKTDIELFGSELGEILIENDRQVFASEKLHEFEEIVDFEGERRIFLTQKNIYRDRQGNLKGTLGITKDITERKHLEQEVLLQQQQFNDFFNAAPVGMLILDRQLKYVRINPLAAAVHGLPMAEHIGKQVKDIVPHIAPLIEPLYRQVLETGQAILNLEVSEESFTQSDNPRSWEVSYFPLQDETGTITGLGVVGIETTEQKAALRERKRAEEALRASEQRYQNLAQLSPVGIFQTLIDGECIYANERTCYLTGRTAEELLGGGWMNAIHPDDRERMIQEWQKAASEQNYHYQCEYRFLRPNGEICWVLCQTLPELEADGTIKSYVGTLTDISAHKNAEQAIQKALEELQQTQAQLIQSEKMSSLGQLVAGVAHEINNPVNFIYGNLAPAREYTSDLLELLHSYQTTYPNPSPEILDQIEEIDLEFLIEDLPRLLSSMEVGADRIRQIVLSLRNFSRLDEAEMKAVDIHEGIDSTLLILQNRLKFKADRPAIAILKDYSRLPRIECYAGQLNQVFMNILTNAIDALEEYNKQRSLAEIQANPSTIQITTHHLLETARVAISIKDNGPGMSESVRSRLFNPFFTTKPVGQGTGLGLAISHQIIVEKHGGSLQCTSQLGQGSEFRIEIPLRQTPIAN, from the coding sequence ATGCAGACTTTAGAACCCAAAGACAACTCACGCTTTGAGGCCAGCTTCTTAAGAGCGCCAATAGGATTATTTCATTTAAGTTTAGATGGGAAATGGCTAGAGGTTAATTCTTATTTCTGCGAACTATTAGGTTATCAAAGAGAAGATTTTACCCCGTTGTCATTGATGGCGATCGCCCATCCTGAAGAGCGAGAAGAAATCCAGGCAGCTATCCATCAGCTTCAGACTAAACAGAGTACAAATTATCAGAAAAATCTTAGACTTTTAACTACTCAAAACACCTTTATTCAAATCTCATTAACTTTATCTTGGATTGAAGACACCCCCGCTTATTTACTAGGAATTGTTCGAGAACTAACCCCTCAAGAATTAGAACAAAACTCCGAAAATGAGCTGGAAAAAGATTTACTAAAAACCCTCATTGACACCATCGGCGATATTGCTTTTGTCAAAGATATGCAAGGAAGATTCTTGTTCATTAATCAAGCCGGTCTGCGCGGGATCAACAAAACTCTTGAAGAAATTATCGGCAAAACAGATATCGAGCTTTTTGGCTCAGAACTAGGCGAAATTCTTATAGAAAACGATCGTCAGGTTTTCGCTAGTGAAAAACTTCATGAATTTGAGGAAATTGTCGATTTTGAGGGAGAAAGACGAATATTTTTAACCCAAAAAAATATTTATCGCGATCGCCAGGGAAACCTAAAAGGGACATTGGGTATTACCAAAGACATTACCGAGCGCAAGCATTTAGAACAAGAAGTTCTTCTCCAGCAGCAACAATTTAATGACTTTTTTAACGCTGCACCTGTCGGAATGTTAATTCTCGATCGCCAACTCAAGTACGTTCGGATCAATCCCTTAGCAGCCGCTGTTCATGGTTTACCAATGGCCGAACATATCGGCAAACAGGTCAAAGATATTGTTCCCCACATAGCACCGCTTATTGAACCCCTTTATCGTCAAGTTTTAGAAACAGGACAAGCTATTCTTAACTTAGAAGTAAGCGAAGAATCCTTTACTCAATCCGATAATCCTCGTTCTTGGGAAGTTTCCTATTTTCCTTTGCAAGATGAAACAGGAACGATTACAGGATTAGGAGTTGTTGGGATTGAAACAACCGAACAAAAAGCCGCACTCCGAGAACGCAAACGTGCTGAAGAAGCATTAAGAGCTAGCGAACAGCGCTACCAAAACTTAGCTCAACTATCGCCTGTCGGAATTTTCCAAACCTTAATTGATGGAGAATGTATTTATGCAAACGAGCGCACCTGTTACTTAACGGGACGAACTGCTGAGGAACTTTTAGGGGGGGGATGGATGAACGCCATTCATCCCGACGATCGGGAACGCATGATCCAAGAATGGCAAAAAGCGGCTAGCGAACAAAACTATCACTATCAATGCGAGTACCGCTTTCTGCGTCCGAATGGCGAGATTTGCTGGGTTTTGTGCCAAACGTTACCAGAGTTAGAAGCAGATGGCACGATTAAAAGTTATGTGGGGACGCTCACGGATATTAGCGCGCACAAAAACGCCGAGCAAGCGATTCAAAAAGCCTTAGAAGAACTTCAACAAACCCAAGCGCAACTGATCCAAAGCGAAAAAATGTCAAGTTTAGGTCAGTTAGTCGCAGGTGTAGCCCATGAAATCAACAACCCCGTTAACTTCATCTATGGCAATCTGGCTCCAGCGCGAGAGTATACTTCAGACTTATTGGAGCTTTTACACTCATATCAAACCACCTATCCTAACCCTAGCCCTGAAATTCTCGACCAGATTGAAGAGATTGACTTGGAGTTTTTAATCGAAGACTTACCCAGGCTGCTATCTTCTATGGAAGTGGGTGCGGATCGAATTCGGCAAATTGTTTTATCCCTGCGAAATTTCTCGCGCCTTGATGAGGCTGAAATGAAAGCCGTGGATATTCACGAAGGCATTGATAGCACTTTACTGATTTTGCAAAACCGCCTAAAATTCAAGGCTGACCGTCCGGCGATCGCCATCCTTAAAGACTACAGTCGCTTACCACGTATTGAATGTTATGCCGGACAATTAAATCAAGTTTTTATGAATATTCTCACCAATGCGATTGATGCCTTGGAAGAATATAACAAACAGCGATCGCTAGCCGAGATTCAAGCCAACCCCAGTACCATCCAGATTACAACCCATCATCTGTTAGAAACTGCCCGCGTCGCCATTTCTATCAAAGATAATGGCCCAGGAATGAGCGAGTCAGTGCGATCGCGCTTATTCAATCCCTTTTTTACCACTAAACCCGTAGGTCAGGGAACAGGCTTAGGACTCGCCATCAGCCATCAGATTATTGTCGAAAAACATGGCGGAAGCCTCCAGTGTACTTCTCAACTGGGTCAGGGTTCAGAATTTAGAATTGAAATCCCCCTTCGTCAAACTCCGATAGCGAACTAA
- the trpD gene encoding anthranilate phosphoribosyltransferase: MTHSPPSVAPVSDTAINEINGPSLLQQLLDGQSLSRTQAADLMQGWLNEAIPPVLSGAILVALQAKGISAEELAGMAQVLQSQVAPIPESYTRYETPVIDTCGTGGDGASTFNISTAVAFVVAAAGVRVAKHGNRSASGKVGSADVLESLGINLAAPQEKVLDALDAVGVTFLFAPGWHPAMKAVVPLRRTLKIRTVFNLLGPLVNPLRPTGQVMGVSSAHLVSTIAQAMQLLNADKAIVLHGREKLDEAGLGDITELAILSEGKVELSAIAPQELNLTPASLEALRGGEVAENAEILRNVLQGKATPAQQDVVALNASLALQVGGAVPLYAHQEGIVLARDIMSSGAAWKKLEELMAFL, encoded by the coding sequence ATGACTCACTCTCCGCCTTCTGTTGCACCCGTATCGGACACTGCCATTAACGAAATTAATGGCCCCAGTTTATTACAACAACTCCTCGATGGACAATCGCTGTCTCGCACCCAAGCCGCAGACTTAATGCAAGGATGGCTCAACGAAGCCATTCCGCCCGTTTTATCGGGAGCAATTTTAGTGGCGCTGCAAGCGAAAGGCATTTCAGCAGAAGAATTAGCGGGGATGGCACAGGTTTTGCAATCTCAGGTTGCCCCCATTCCGGAATCTTACACCCGTTACGAAACGCCCGTGATTGATACTTGCGGTACGGGAGGAGACGGCGCTTCAACCTTCAATATTTCTACCGCCGTGGCATTTGTGGTTGCTGCCGCTGGCGTGCGCGTGGCTAAACATGGCAATCGTTCCGCATCGGGTAAGGTGGGTTCGGCTGATGTTCTAGAATCGCTAGGAATCAATTTAGCAGCCCCTCAAGAGAAGGTTCTGGATGCCTTAGACGCCGTTGGGGTGACTTTTCTATTTGCTCCTGGCTGGCATCCTGCCATGAAAGCCGTAGTTCCCCTGCGACGAACCCTAAAGATTCGCACTGTTTTTAATCTTCTTGGCCCTTTAGTCAACCCCTTACGCCCAACAGGACAAGTAATGGGGGTTTCGAGTGCCCATTTAGTCTCTACCATTGCTCAAGCCATGCAGCTTTTGAACGCCGATAAAGCGATTGTTTTGCATGGGCGAGAAAAATTGGATGAAGCTGGATTAGGCGATATTACTGAGTTAGCCATTTTATCAGAGGGTAAGGTTGAGTTAAGCGCGATCGCGCCTCAAGAACTGAACCTCACTCCCGCCTCCCTGGAAGCCTTACGCGGCGGCGAAGTTGCAGAGAATGCCGAAATTCTTCGCAATGTCCTGCAAGGGAAAGCCACGCCCGCTCAACAGGATGTGGTGGCGCTGAATGCCTCCTTAGCCCTTCAGGTTGGGGGTGCAGTCCCGTTATATGCCCATCAAGAAGGGATTGTTCTGGCCCGCGATATTATGTCTAGCGGTGCGGCTTGGAAAAAACTTGAAGAATTGATGGCCTTTCTTTAA
- a CDS encoding ribose-phosphate pyrophosphokinase codes for MNALRGLVVIRSATLTIQPTLPTVTENNRLRLFSGSANVPLSQEVARYLGMDLGPMVRKRFADGEIYIQIQESIRGCDVYLIQPCCSPVNDHLMELLIMIDACRRASARQITAVLPYYGYARADRKTAGRESITAKLVANLMTEAGAGRILAMDLHSAQIQGYFDIPFDHVYGSPVLLEYLASKNLPDLVVVSPDVGGVARARAFAKKLDDAPLAIIDKRRQAHNVAEVFNVIGDVKGKTAVLVDDMIDTAGTICEGAKLLRKEGARQVYACATHPVFSPPAVERLSSGLFEEVIVTNTIPVPLDKQFSQLTVLSVANLVGETIWRIHEDSSVSSMFR; via the coding sequence GTGAATGCGCTTCGAGGGCTTGTTGTGATCCGTTCTGCAACTTTGACAATTCAGCCGACACTGCCAACGGTGACAGAAAATAACCGTTTGCGCTTGTTTTCGGGTTCCGCCAATGTACCTCTATCTCAAGAAGTGGCTCGCTATTTGGGCATGGATTTAGGCCCAATGGTTCGCAAACGGTTTGCAGATGGAGAAATCTACATTCAAATTCAAGAGTCGATTCGAGGTTGCGATGTCTACTTGATCCAACCTTGCTGCTCTCCGGTGAACGATCACCTGATGGAGTTGCTGATCATGATCGACGCTTGTCGGCGAGCCTCAGCCCGCCAAATTACGGCGGTGCTTCCATACTATGGCTACGCCAGGGCCGACCGGAAAACGGCCGGTAGAGAATCGATCACGGCCAAGCTCGTCGCTAACCTCATGACAGAAGCGGGCGCAGGTCGCATTCTGGCAATGGATCTGCATTCGGCTCAGATTCAAGGATATTTTGATATTCCCTTCGATCACGTCTATGGATCGCCCGTGTTGTTAGAATACCTGGCGAGCAAGAATCTACCCGACCTGGTGGTGGTTTCGCCTGACGTAGGGGGAGTCGCGCGGGCGAGAGCGTTTGCGAAAAAATTAGATGATGCCCCGCTGGCCATTATTGATAAGCGGCGTCAGGCTCATAACGTCGCAGAAGTCTTTAACGTCATTGGCGATGTTAAAGGGAAAACAGCGGTTTTGGTCGATGACATGATTGATACCGCCGGTACGATCTGCGAGGGCGCTAAATTACTCCGCAAAGAAGGAGCCAGACAAGTCTATGCCTGTGCGACTCATCCGGTATTCTCGCCACCGGCAGTAGAACGGCTTTCCAGTGGCTTGTTTGAAGAAGTGATTGTCACCAATACGATCCCAGTTCCCCTAGACAAGCAGTTTTCTCAACTGACAGTTCTCTCAGTGGCGAACTTAGTTGGGGAAACCATTTGGCGCATTCATGAAGATAGCTCTGTGAGCAGCATGTTTCGTTAG